A genome region from Sphingomonas anseongensis includes the following:
- a CDS encoding SapC family protein: MATEAPNQQLPLLYHALEPLNSNVHRKMKIRSIEKSPVIGTTHAIPATVDEFTLLARHYPIIFAVGDNPVPLALMGLTEGVNAFMDDNGVALEANLYVPAYIRRYPFLLARLTPDSDELSLCFDPTVGAVGEFEDGEPLFEEDGQPSKATKAILEFCEQFEAAGQRTGAFIEDLVKSDLLMDGEVAIQPEGAAQPFIYRGFRMVDEEKLRNLRGDELRKYNQSGLLALIYAHLFSLSQVREIFARQVAQGKGPMAVPQREPAEA; encoded by the coding sequence ATGGCGACCGAAGCGCCGAACCAGCAGTTGCCCCTCCTCTACCACGCGCTCGAGCCGCTGAACTCGAACGTTCACCGCAAGATGAAGATTCGCTCGATCGAAAAGTCGCCAGTGATCGGCACGACCCACGCGATCCCTGCGACGGTGGACGAGTTCACGCTGCTCGCCCGCCATTATCCGATTATCTTCGCGGTCGGCGACAATCCGGTGCCGCTGGCGCTGATGGGCCTGACTGAGGGCGTCAACGCGTTCATGGACGACAATGGCGTCGCTCTCGAGGCGAACCTCTACGTCCCGGCCTATATCCGCCGCTATCCGTTCCTTTTGGCGCGCCTGACGCCGGATAGCGACGAGCTTTCGCTTTGCTTCGACCCGACGGTCGGTGCGGTGGGCGAGTTCGAGGACGGCGAGCCCTTGTTCGAGGAAGACGGCCAGCCGAGCAAGGCGACCAAGGCGATCCTCGAGTTTTGCGAGCAGTTCGAGGCTGCCGGCCAGCGCACCGGCGCCTTCATCGAGGATTTGGTGAAGAGCGACCTGCTGATGGACGGCGAAGTTGCCATCCAGCCCGAAGGCGCGGCCCAGCCGTTCATCTATCGGGGCTTCCGCATGGTCGACGAGGAGAAGCTGAGGAACCTGCGCGGCGACGAGCTTCGCAAGTACAACCAGAGCGGGCTTCTCGCTCTCATCTATGCGCACCTCTTCTCGCTGTCGCAGGTCCGCGAGATCTTCGCGCGCCAGGTTGCCCAGGGGAAAGGCCCGATGGCAGTCCCCCAGCGCGAGCCCGCCGAAGCGTGA
- a CDS encoding N-formylglutamate amidohydrolase: MPSLSPPIVHPLRGQLPVLLSIPHSGRDYPEWLVDLSRHGRQSLQSLEDPFVDRLAWRAIGSGVGAVIAQAARAGVDCNRAEDEIDPALVHIQRHSRPTARARGGLGIVPSRTATHGQLWRQPIQRDELERRLDEAYRPYHRAVEDQLSLLLDRFGCALLLDCHSMPPSKNCADVVLGDRFGRSAAPWLTAQAVAVATHCGFAAAVNDPFAGGHVVERHGRPQNGVHALQIEIDRRCYLTSSGEAGARFDEVAGLIETLAQRLGSEMLERRLPAAAE; the protein is encoded by the coding sequence GTGCCGTCTCTCTCTCCCCCGATCGTCCATCCGCTGCGCGGCCAGCTGCCCGTCCTGCTGTCCATCCCGCACTCCGGCCGAGACTATCCGGAATGGCTGGTTGACTTGTCCCGCCACGGCCGCCAGTCGCTCCAGTCTCTCGAAGATCCATTCGTCGATCGCCTTGCCTGGCGAGCAATCGGAAGCGGCGTCGGGGCGGTGATTGCGCAGGCGGCAAGGGCGGGCGTCGACTGCAACCGCGCCGAAGACGAGATCGACCCGGCTCTGGTTCACATCCAACGGCATTCACGCCCAACCGCAAGGGCCCGCGGCGGGCTTGGCATCGTCCCCTCGCGAACCGCGACACACGGCCAGCTTTGGCGTCAGCCGATCCAGCGCGACGAACTGGAGCGGCGGCTGGACGAGGCATACCGACCCTATCACCGCGCCGTGGAGGATCAGTTGTCGCTGCTTCTGGACCGCTTCGGTTGCGCCCTCCTCCTCGACTGCCACTCTATGCCTCCGTCGAAGAATTGCGCGGACGTGGTGTTGGGCGACCGGTTCGGGCGCAGCGCTGCGCCGTGGCTGACGGCGCAGGCCGTGGCGGTCGCGACCCACTGCGGCTTTGCAGCGGCGGTCAACGACCCGTTCGCCGGCGGCCACGTCGTCGAGCGGCACGGCCGGCCGCAGAACGGGGTTCATGCGCTCCAGATCGAGATCGACCGGCGCTGCTACCTCACTTCGTCCGGCGAAGCCGGTGCCAGGTTCGACGAGGTGGCCGGGCTAATCGAAACGCTTGCCCAGCGGCTCGGGTCGGAGATGCTCGAGCGAAGGCTGCCCGCGGCGGCCGAATGA
- the cpdR gene encoding cell cycle two-component system response regulator CpdR, with protein MPRILLAEDDTSMREYLQRALQRVGYDVDSVGCGTEAMPLLESDRYDLLLTDIVMPEMDGIELAQKASAIDPDIRVMFITGFAAVALQSGRAAPEAKMLSKPFHLKDLVAEVDRIFQTEDQHGRL; from the coding sequence ATGCCGCGAATCCTGCTCGCCGAAGACGATACGTCGATGCGCGAATATCTGCAGCGCGCCCTTCAGCGCGTCGGATATGATGTCGATTCCGTGGGTTGTGGCACCGAGGCGATGCCGCTTCTCGAGAGCGATCGCTACGATCTTCTGCTGACCGACATCGTGATGCCGGAAATGGACGGAATTGAGCTCGCGCAGAAGGCGTCGGCCATCGACCCGGACATCCGCGTCATGTTCATCACCGGCTTCGCCGCGGTTGCGCTCCAGAGCGGTCGCGCCGCGCCGGAAGCGAAGATGCTGTCAAAGCCCTTCCATTTGAAGGACTTGGTGGCCGAAGTCGACCGCATCTTCCAGACCGAGGACCAGCACGGCCGCCTCTAA